Proteins encoded together in one Planctomyces sp. SH-PL14 window:
- a CDS encoding metallophosphoesterase, whose amino-acid sequence MAHLTFVHGIKNKPPADELLEAWRDTLSANGGINSSSFPISMSMVYWADVLYAEPELAAEDSLGDEPVDDSVINHDLAKAATDPKAARFLAGLAGKLTVATLKSAAEEDLVSEDRVPIPWFLKGPLMSALLRDVHHYLFNTRYRPRAGIEYRVQDEIRKRFVQSLKTTTSRSRPHIVVSHSMGTVIAYDCLKRVADCPTIDALVTIGSPLGLDEIQDQMQPEWTRNDGFPSGRVTSWVNVFDKLDPVAGFDPLLRNDYLKNGKPEVLDIEEPNWGAWRHDISKYLSGPRLRSALRSLLGMTSAPDAPQDSALGDRTPCASGSFDHVRTWLGTVNDAMVSDEASIAGRPIESVEFSAAIGDAISHLQSEAFEAGTSLMTACRDRLASLLQSHVSRLPVASSATVQDMAFDKDDTKRALKDIFDQAKKQKKHSPARPRSMVPERLPNNARIFLVSDFGTGLYGAPVINKTVLAGEPFDLLLHLGDIYYSGTEEEVGERFLRHWPMAAGHVSRTLNGNHDMYSGGYGYFDVALPAFRQESSYFALQNDNWLLIGLDTAYKDNSIGRKQRHWIDRIVDEAGDRRLILFSHHPLFSNFKEAGEKLAKGLEHLLVSRRIDAWYWGHEHHCVIYDRHPIFGLRGRCLGNGGMPSKRSKLNSFAVERSLGNIQWRRGPNVVTPRSLYLDGPNHFIPENPSEYGPHGYMTLSLRSNRVTEQVHLAGGEVVFEGTY is encoded by the coding sequence GTGGCTCATCTCACGTTCGTTCACGGAATCAAGAACAAACCCCCCGCAGACGAACTGCTCGAGGCTTGGCGCGATACGCTGTCGGCAAATGGGGGCATCAACTCTTCGTCGTTTCCGATCTCGATGTCGATGGTCTACTGGGCTGATGTCCTCTACGCGGAACCGGAGTTGGCGGCTGAAGACTCGCTGGGCGATGAACCAGTTGACGACTCAGTCATCAATCACGATTTGGCGAAAGCAGCTACTGACCCGAAGGCGGCCAGGTTTCTCGCAGGGCTTGCAGGCAAACTTACGGTTGCAACCCTGAAATCTGCGGCCGAAGAAGATCTCGTCTCCGAGGACCGTGTGCCAATACCGTGGTTCCTCAAAGGGCCGCTGATGTCGGCGCTACTTCGAGACGTACATCACTACTTGTTCAATACTCGGTACAGACCTCGAGCGGGAATCGAGTACAGGGTCCAAGATGAGATACGGAAACGTTTCGTCCAGAGTCTGAAAACGACCACCTCACGGTCTAGGCCGCACATTGTTGTGTCGCACAGCATGGGGACCGTCATTGCGTACGACTGCCTGAAGCGGGTCGCAGATTGCCCAACAATCGATGCGCTCGTGACGATCGGCAGTCCGCTCGGGCTCGACGAGATCCAAGATCAAATGCAACCCGAGTGGACCCGCAATGATGGTTTCCCGTCGGGGAGGGTCACGAGTTGGGTGAATGTCTTTGACAAACTTGATCCGGTCGCTGGTTTCGACCCACTTTTACGAAACGACTATCTGAAGAATGGCAAGCCGGAGGTTCTGGACATTGAGGAACCAAATTGGGGTGCCTGGCGACATGACATTTCGAAGTATCTTTCCGGTCCCAGACTCAGATCTGCCCTGCGCTCGTTACTGGGCATGACGTCTGCGCCCGACGCACCCCAGGATTCCGCACTCGGCGACAGAACGCCTTGCGCGAGCGGGTCCTTCGATCATGTGCGAACTTGGCTAGGAACGGTCAATGACGCGATGGTATCTGACGAGGCGTCAATTGCTGGGAGGCCGATTGAGAGTGTGGAGTTCTCAGCAGCAATCGGCGACGCAATAAGCCACCTCCAATCGGAGGCCTTCGAGGCCGGCACGTCACTCATGACCGCCTGCCGAGACCGACTGGCATCTTTGCTTCAGTCACACGTGTCTCGACTTCCGGTCGCATCCTCGGCAACAGTTCAGGACATGGCATTCGACAAGGATGACACGAAGCGTGCGCTGAAGGATATCTTCGACCAGGCCAAGAAGCAGAAAAAACATTCACCAGCCCGCCCTCGTTCGATGGTCCCGGAGCGCCTGCCCAACAATGCTCGAATCTTTTTGGTCAGTGACTTTGGCACGGGACTGTACGGGGCCCCCGTCATCAACAAGACGGTCCTGGCTGGCGAACCGTTTGACCTCCTCCTGCACTTGGGTGACATTTACTACTCAGGAACCGAAGAGGAAGTAGGCGAGCGTTTCTTGCGGCACTGGCCGATGGCCGCTGGGCACGTTAGCCGAACATTGAACGGAAACCACGATATGTATTCGGGGGGCTATGGTTACTTCGACGTAGCGCTCCCCGCATTTCGGCAGGAGTCGAGTTACTTCGCTCTTCAGAACGACAACTGGCTCCTCATCGGACTCGACACTGCATACAAGGACAACTCGATCGGGCGCAAACAACGGCATTGGATCGATCGAATCGTCGACGAAGCTGGAGATCGGCGACTGATACTCTTTTCGCATCATCCCTTGTTTTCCAACTTCAAGGAGGCAGGTGAAAAGCTCGCCAAGGGTCTGGAGCATCTGCTCGTCAGCCGCCGCATCGATGCTTGGTACTGGGGGCATGAGCACCATTGCGTGATCTACGATCGCCATCCCATCTTCGGGCTCCGGGGGCGATGCCTCGGAAACGGAGGCATGCCAAGCAAAAGAAGTAAACTGAATTCTTTCGCTGTAGAACGTTCGCTTGGGAATATTCAGTGGCGCCGTGGTCCCAACGTCGTTACGCCTCGCTCTCTATACCTCGATGGGCCCAACCATTTTATCCCTGAGAACCCAAGCGAATACGGCCCGCATGGCTACATGACGCTCTCGCTTCGCAGCAACCGTGTAACCGAGCAGGTTCATCTCGCGGGCGGCGAGGTGGTCTTCGAAGGAACATATTGA
- a CDS encoding recombinase family protein: MTTVSETTDFAPRSLSSQHIGASYARFSSEHQKDTSIDDQQRVCRDRAERDGVLIDPRFEFSDRAVSGTVLVREGLDALRAAARDRKFSVLYVYSTSRLGRESTFTFELLKELVLDCKVRLVSASEGIDSSHECWYDMSVFTGLQHERYVKDLSNHVRRGQEGTVLQGFSIGDLCYGYESIPAPNGETVGRGRDAKPRKVYSVVRELANWVLQMFRWYGDEHRTLGWIVDELNRLKAPKYYRCSKESWNRDMVVRILRNEKYVGRWPWRLSKRVRSWKTGKVRQVAVPENERSQFTRELPELQIVDTELFDRVRDRLNKNSETFRKHRKSDGRLSGSPPRGQKRHLLDGLFVCKACRSRFAVLDHEKRFYICAGRHRNQCGCKARVPRELAESMIVDVVTNRLLKNATWQAAAHSHTTAIWQSLTTDKPDALSALRSKQVDLEGVLEHLMQSIEKAPNPPAKILERIEQRTRELEEVKAEIVRESRVPGLPAKAPTSEEIEEHLRNLFSLLRSGTPAAIESFQKLIDGPVVLEEVPIPNRKRKFLKGTVRLRSLLVTQSVLRRDVSSTEDHDTTETIELAFRREDDTSEHARRAHALWHEGKRCIEIAEELGVTPNHVTTLFKYAAKNLNLPYPSTTVRKRLEDSLYTRIESTVMDRWNAGALIGQIADELGVNRATVKIVVDRWYEKQGTAMPDGRTRRKSLTVKQREILLLATPSPSEHDTPTGTSPGGGEAPPVEGPIDGPAGAAA; the protein is encoded by the coding sequence ATGACGACAGTGTCCGAAACCACCGATTTCGCCCCCCGGTCCCTCAGTTCGCAGCATATTGGTGCCTCCTATGCACGGTTCAGCTCCGAGCATCAGAAGGACACCAGCATTGATGATCAGCAGCGAGTCTGTCGCGATCGCGCCGAAAGAGATGGCGTTCTGATCGACCCGCGGTTCGAGTTCTCGGACCGCGCCGTGTCCGGAACGGTCCTCGTGCGGGAGGGTCTTGACGCGTTGCGCGCTGCAGCTAGGGACCGTAAGTTCTCGGTGCTGTACGTGTACAGTACCAGCCGGCTCGGTCGCGAATCGACCTTCACGTTCGAGTTGCTGAAGGAGCTTGTTCTTGATTGCAAGGTGCGGCTGGTTTCTGCCTCCGAGGGCATCGACTCGTCTCACGAGTGCTGGTACGACATGAGCGTCTTCACGGGGCTGCAGCACGAACGTTACGTGAAGGACTTGAGCAACCACGTTCGGCGGGGCCAGGAAGGGACCGTGCTTCAGGGCTTCAGTATCGGCGACCTTTGCTACGGTTACGAGTCCATCCCGGCGCCGAACGGCGAAACGGTCGGACGGGGACGGGACGCGAAGCCGCGTAAGGTCTACTCCGTTGTCCGTGAGCTGGCAAACTGGGTTCTTCAGATGTTTCGTTGGTACGGCGACGAGCATCGGACGCTGGGCTGGATCGTGGACGAGCTGAATCGCTTGAAGGCCCCGAAGTACTACCGGTGCAGCAAGGAGTCGTGGAATCGGGACATGGTGGTTCGGATCCTCCGGAACGAGAAGTACGTCGGGCGTTGGCCGTGGCGGCTTTCGAAGCGGGTTCGGAGCTGGAAGACCGGCAAGGTCCGGCAGGTCGCGGTCCCCGAAAATGAGCGTTCGCAGTTCACTCGGGAGCTGCCGGAACTGCAGATCGTCGACACTGAGCTGTTTGACCGGGTTCGTGATCGGCTGAACAAGAACAGTGAGACTTTCCGGAAGCACCGTAAGAGCGACGGACGCCTCTCCGGATCACCTCCGCGCGGTCAGAAGCGGCACCTGCTCGACGGCCTTTTCGTCTGCAAGGCATGCCGGAGTCGCTTTGCAGTTCTCGACCACGAGAAGAGGTTCTACATCTGTGCAGGCCGCCACCGCAATCAGTGCGGGTGCAAAGCCCGGGTTCCGCGGGAGCTGGCCGAGTCGATGATCGTCGACGTTGTGACGAACCGTTTGCTCAAGAACGCGACGTGGCAGGCTGCCGCTCACAGTCACACGACGGCTATCTGGCAGTCGTTGACGACGGATAAGCCTGACGCGCTCTCGGCTCTGAGGAGTAAGCAGGTCGATTTGGAGGGTGTTCTCGAACACCTTATGCAGTCGATCGAGAAGGCGCCGAACCCGCCGGCGAAGATTCTGGAACGCATCGAACAGCGAACTCGAGAGCTTGAAGAGGTCAAGGCAGAGATCGTTCGCGAATCTCGGGTCCCCGGCCTTCCTGCCAAGGCCCCCACTTCTGAGGAGATCGAAGAGCATCTTCGGAATCTCTTCTCTCTCCTTCGGAGCGGGACGCCTGCGGCTATTGAGTCCTTTCAGAAGTTGATCGACGGGCCCGTGGTACTTGAGGAGGTTCCCATCCCGAATCGGAAGCGGAAGTTCCTGAAGGGGACCGTTCGTCTCCGCTCCCTCTTGGTGACGCAGTCCGTCCTGCGACGAGACGTCTCGTCGACTGAAGATCACGATACGACGGAGACCATTGAGTTGGCGTTCCGACGCGAAGACGACACGTCGGAGCACGCTCGCCGGGCCCACGCTCTGTGGCACGAAGGAAAGCGGTGCATCGAGATCGCTGAAGAGCTCGGAGTTACGCCGAATCACGTCACAACCCTTTTCAAGTATGCGGCGAAGAACCTGAATCTGCCTTACCCCAGTACCACTGTGCGTAAGCGTCTTGAGGACTCCCTGTACACTCGGATCGAATCCACTGTCATGGATCGTTGGAATGCAGGTGCTCTGATCGGCCAGATCGCCGACGAGCTTGGTGTGAATCGGGCGACAGTGAAGATCGTCGTCGACCGTTGGTACGAGAAGCAGGGGACCGCGATGCCGGACGGGCGCACGCGGCGGAAGTCGCTGACCGTCAAGCAGCGTGAGATCCTCCTTCTCGCGACTCCGAGTCCTTCCGAACACGATACGCCGACGGGCACGTCACCGGGAGGCGGCGAAGCGCCCCCCGTCGAAGGACCGATCGATGGGCCGGCCGGCGCGGCGGCGTAA
- a CDS encoding helix-turn-helix domain-containing protein produces MRQFGGGTLIFGISDDRELEACLGRVGDTPTEDWLSDLIRASVSYTNRAYRVYGVPFANHADGRIFVIEYDDSPHAPHQSNSDQKYYYRVGHSSAPAPHFYVDLLSKRMTHAIVEVDRIRYSSGHCVQEADAVRIHYTVAIEGQNRSVQAATHGGIHFSSIDSHWRVVTGEGETLVGSGSVSGRRTPLLPKQSFSDRFELYGRIPLDANGNVAAAANALFEALKIRCEGISQNHAGNEYVLAPHNDPVNNEAYYEPVRGRR; encoded by the coding sequence ATTCGGCAATTCGGGGGCGGAACCCTAATTTTCGGTATCAGCGATGACCGAGAACTTGAAGCCTGTCTAGGTCGGGTCGGTGACACTCCGACAGAGGATTGGTTGTCCGATCTAATTCGAGCCAGCGTCAGCTACACGAATCGAGCTTATCGAGTCTATGGCGTGCCATTCGCGAATCATGCGGATGGCAGGATCTTCGTCATTGAGTATGACGACAGCCCGCACGCTCCGCACCAGTCGAACAGCGATCAGAAGTACTACTACAGGGTGGGGCATTCATCGGCTCCTGCACCCCACTTCTATGTGGACCTGCTCTCCAAGCGAATGACCCATGCAATCGTAGAGGTGGATCGCATTCGCTACTCTAGCGGACACTGTGTTCAGGAGGCGGATGCTGTGCGAATCCATTATACGGTGGCGATCGAAGGTCAGAACCGATCGGTGCAGGCTGCTACCCACGGGGGAATCCACTTCAGCTCCATCGATTCTCATTGGCGGGTGGTTACAGGAGAGGGAGAAACACTCGTTGGATCGGGGAGCGTGTCAGGGCGAAGAACGCCTCTCTTGCCCAAGCAATCATTCTCGGACCGCTTTGAACTTTATGGACGCATTCCCTTGGATGCGAACGGGAATGTCGCAGCCGCCGCAAATGCTCTGTTCGAGGCGCTGAAGATCCGATGCGAAGGGATCTCGCAAAATCATGCCGGAAACGAATACGTTCTGGCCCCACACAACGATCCTGTGAACAACGAGGCCTACTACGAGCCGGTTCGCGGAAGGCGTTAG